The proteins below are encoded in one region of Buttiauxella gaviniae:
- a CDS encoding ABC transporter permease gives MFYRLWTLIRKELQSLLREPQTRAILILPVVLQVLLFPFAATLEVTNATIAIYNEDNGSHSVELTQRFARAKAFSHVLLLKSPQEIQPTIDNQKALLLIRFPADFSRDIASQQPAKLQIILDGRNSNSAQIAANYLQQIVKNYQQELVSGQPKPNNSELVVRNWYNPNLDYKWFVVPSLIAMITTIGVMIVTSLSVAREREQGTLDQLLVSPLATWQIFVGKAVPAQIVAIGQATIVLAVGIWGYHIPFSGSLLLFYFTMLIYGLSLVGFGLLISALCSTQQQAFIGVFVFMMPAILLSGYVSPVENMPVWLQNLTWANPIRHFTDITKQIYLKNASFDIVWGSVWPLLVIAATTGSAAYWMFRRKIA, from the coding sequence ATGTTTTATCGACTCTGGACACTGATTCGCAAAGAGCTGCAATCCCTGCTTCGCGAGCCGCAAACCCGTGCGATTCTGATTTTGCCCGTGGTATTGCAGGTGTTGCTGTTCCCGTTCGCGGCAACGCTTGAAGTCACCAACGCCACCATTGCGATTTACAACGAAGATAACGGCAGCCACTCGGTGGAACTCACCCAGCGTTTTGCCCGCGCCAAAGCTTTCAGCCATGTGCTGCTATTAAAAAGCCCGCAAGAAATTCAGCCGACTATCGACAACCAAAAAGCGCTGCTGCTGATTCGCTTCCCGGCAGATTTTTCCCGGGATATTGCCAGCCAGCAGCCGGCAAAACTGCAAATTATTCTGGACGGGCGTAACTCGAACAGCGCACAAATCGCCGCCAATTATCTTCAGCAGATCGTGAAAAACTACCAGCAGGAACTGGTGTCCGGGCAACCAAAACCCAACAACAGCGAACTGGTGGTACGCAACTGGTATAACCCAAATCTGGACTACAAATGGTTTGTGGTGCCGTCTTTAATTGCGATGATCACCACTATTGGCGTGATGATTGTCACTTCACTTTCCGTCGCCCGCGAACGTGAGCAAGGCACGCTGGATCAACTGCTGGTTTCCCCGCTGGCAACCTGGCAAATCTTCGTGGGTAAAGCGGTGCCCGCGCAGATTGTGGCTATCGGCCAGGCAACCATTGTGCTTGCCGTCGGGATTTGGGGTTATCACATTCCGTTTTCCGGCTCGCTACTGCTGTTCTACTTCACGATGCTGATTTACGGTTTGTCGCTGGTGGGGTTTGGGTTACTGATTTCGGCGCTGTGTTCCACGCAACAGCAGGCGTTTATCGGGGTGTTTGTCTTTATGATGCCCGCGATATTGCTCTCGGGCTATGTCTCACCGGTAGAAAACATGCCAGTGTGGCTGCAAAATCTGACATGGGCAAACCCGATTCGCCATTTCACCGACATCACCAAGCAGATTTATTTGAAGAACGCGAGTTTCGATATTGTGTGGGGAAGTGTGTGGCCACTATTGGTGATAGCGGCCACCACGGGTTCAGCGGCGTATTGGATGTTTCGGCGCAAAATCGCCTGA